A window of the Agrococcus jejuensis genome harbors these coding sequences:
- a CDS encoding GNAT family N-acetyltransferase: MTARIPDPATLEGDVIRLEPLTHEVLLELRDAIGVPEVFAGGYCGGPAALDASDAGWIAWAERTYPWHARPFAIRLRSEGRLVGTTSLADLDEATEQAHVGWTAYAPDVWGTAVNPEAKLLVLGHAFAHGFGRVRIQADAANHRSRAAIARLGATYEGVLRRMRQDAAGTWRDVAVHSILVDEWPAVRDALTQRVRTARRP; the protein is encoded by the coding sequence CATCCGCCTCGAGCCCCTCACGCACGAGGTGCTGCTCGAGCTGCGCGACGCGATCGGCGTGCCCGAGGTGTTCGCGGGCGGCTACTGCGGCGGCCCGGCGGCGCTCGACGCGTCGGATGCGGGATGGATCGCGTGGGCCGAGCGCACGTACCCGTGGCACGCGCGGCCGTTCGCGATCCGCCTCCGCAGCGAGGGTCGCCTCGTGGGCACGACGTCGCTCGCCGACCTCGACGAGGCCACCGAGCAGGCGCACGTCGGCTGGACCGCCTACGCCCCCGACGTCTGGGGCACGGCCGTGAACCCCGAGGCGAAGCTGCTCGTGCTCGGCCACGCGTTCGCGCACGGCTTCGGTCGCGTGCGCATCCAGGCGGATGCAGCCAACCACCGCTCGCGCGCAGCGATCGCTCGGCTCGGCGCCACGTACGAAGGCGTGCTGCGGCGCATGCGACAGGATGCGGCGGGCACGTGGCGCGACGTCGCGGTGCACTCGATCCTCGTCGACGAGTGGCCCGCGGTGCGCGACGCCCTCACGCAGCGGGTGCGCACGGCGCGGAGGCCGTAG
- a CDS encoding M20/M25/M40 family metallo-hydrolase: protein MSLAPQPADSELADVARILRDLIRIDTSNHGGDLTRPEEPAADYVQAILDDLGIPSTRYERAPGRTNLVARWAGVDSTLPALMLHAHLDVVPADPTTWTHPPFDGVIDDGMLWGRGAIDMKDFAAMMLAAVRRLVAEGFQPQRDVVLTFFADEEGGTEFGSEWMAAEHPEAFAGVDTAISEGGGYSITVDGQRAYLMNTGEKGAYWLELVARGVSGHGSLPAIDNPTLRIAEAVRAVGAIEWPLVMTDTTATLLERLRELAGLPASATPEELALVAGPSATRIRAGLRDVSNVTKIAAGYKENVVPETATAVVDLRFIPGREDAALAHVRSVVGPEIEVRVLMELDAFETPFEGRVAEQVQAIIAEVDPGAVVLPHLIPGGTDAKPLRRIGIRGYGFIPLRLPADFAFPRMFHGVDERVPLDALDFGEDVVRRLLTQQ from the coding sequence GTGAGCCTCGCGCCGCAGCCCGCCGACTCCGAGCTGGCCGACGTCGCGCGCATCCTGCGCGACCTCATCCGCATCGACACGTCGAACCACGGTGGCGACCTCACTCGCCCCGAGGAGCCTGCCGCCGACTACGTGCAGGCCATCCTCGACGACCTCGGCATCCCCTCGACGCGCTACGAGCGCGCACCCGGCCGCACGAACCTCGTCGCGCGCTGGGCGGGCGTCGACTCGACGCTGCCTGCCCTCATGCTGCACGCGCACCTCGACGTCGTGCCCGCCGACCCCACGACGTGGACGCATCCGCCGTTCGACGGCGTCATCGACGACGGCATGCTGTGGGGCCGCGGCGCCATCGACATGAAGGACTTCGCGGCGATGATGCTCGCCGCCGTGCGCCGCCTCGTCGCGGAGGGCTTCCAGCCGCAGCGCGACGTCGTGCTGACGTTCTTCGCCGACGAGGAGGGCGGCACGGAGTTCGGCTCCGAGTGGATGGCCGCCGAGCACCCCGAGGCGTTCGCGGGCGTCGACACCGCCATCAGCGAGGGCGGCGGCTACTCGATCACGGTCGACGGACAGCGCGCGTACCTCATGAACACGGGCGAGAAGGGCGCGTACTGGCTCGAGCTCGTCGCGCGCGGCGTGTCGGGCCACGGCTCGCTGCCCGCGATCGACAACCCCACGCTGCGCATCGCCGAGGCCGTGCGCGCCGTCGGCGCCATCGAGTGGCCGCTCGTCATGACCGACACGACGGCGACGCTGCTCGAGCGCCTGCGCGAGCTCGCGGGGCTGCCCGCATCCGCGACGCCCGAGGAGCTCGCGCTCGTGGCCGGCCCCTCGGCGACGCGCATCCGCGCCGGCCTGCGCGACGTGTCGAACGTCACGAAGATCGCCGCCGGGTACAAGGAGAACGTCGTGCCCGAGACGGCAACGGCCGTCGTCGACCTGCGGTTCATCCCGGGACGCGAGGATGCGGCGCTCGCGCACGTGCGCTCCGTGGTCGGGCCCGAGATCGAGGTGCGCGTGCTCATGGAGCTCGACGCCTTCGAGACGCCGTTCGAGGGTCGCGTCGCCGAGCAGGTGCAGGCGATCATCGCCGAGGTCGACCCCGGCGCCGTCGTGCTGCCGCACCTCATCCCCGGCGGCACCGACGCCAAGCCGCTGCGCCGCATCGGCATCCGCGGCTACGGCTTCATCCCCCTGCGCCTGCCCGCCGACTTCGCGTTCCCGCGCATGTTCCACGGCGTCGACGAGCGCGTGCCGCTCGACGCGCTGGACTTCGGCGAGGACGTCGTGCGCCGTCTGCTCACGCAGCAGTAG
- a CDS encoding chorismate mutase, with the protein MSALDELDRYRSSIDNLDAILIHTLAERFKLTQAVGALKAAEEMPASDPAREQRQIDRLRRLAEESGLDPAFAEKFLNFVIAEVIHHHEQHAAGQI; encoded by the coding sequence GTGTCCGCACTCGACGAGCTCGACCGTTACCGCAGCAGCATCGACAACCTCGACGCCATCCTGATCCACACCCTCGCGGAGCGCTTCAAGCTCACGCAGGCCGTGGGTGCGCTGAAGGCGGCCGAGGAGATGCCGGCGTCCGATCCCGCGCGCGAGCAGCGGCAGATCGACCGGCTGCGTCGCCTCGCCGAGGAGTCGGGCCTCGACCCGGCGTTCGCGGAGAAGTTCCTGAACTTCGTCATCGCCGAGGTCATCCACCACCACGAGCAGCACGCCGCCGGCCAGATCTGA
- a CDS encoding carbon-nitrogen hydrolase family protein has translation MSTLRVGIVQFAPTADPAENVATLEPLVRRAAEQGATLVVCPESSIAFDADDLDLAERVAQPLDGPFVAPLLALATDLGIDLVVGTYELRADGLPYNSSALLRRDGTVAAYRKVHLYDAFGYRESDHIEPGPIEAPWTLADGDLTAGTFTCYDLRFPESARAAVDAGADVLVVPACWAPGVRKLDHWTTLVRARAIESTSWVVAADQAVPNGIGHSMVVDPDGVVRGSLGEGVGVLVVDVDSEAIAATRARVPSLAGRRLGVPMPTA, from the coding sequence ATGAGCACCCTTCGCGTCGGCATCGTCCAATTCGCGCCCACCGCCGATCCCGCCGAGAACGTCGCGACGCTCGAGCCGCTCGTGCGCCGCGCCGCCGAGCAGGGGGCGACGCTCGTCGTCTGCCCAGAGTCGTCGATCGCGTTCGACGCCGACGACCTCGACCTCGCCGAGCGCGTGGCGCAGCCGCTCGACGGCCCCTTCGTCGCACCGCTGCTCGCGCTCGCGACCGACCTCGGCATCGACCTCGTCGTCGGCACCTACGAGCTGCGCGCCGACGGCCTGCCGTACAACTCCTCCGCCTTGCTGCGGCGCGACGGCACCGTCGCCGCCTACCGCAAGGTGCACCTGTACGACGCGTTCGGCTATCGCGAGAGCGACCACATCGAGCCCGGCCCGATCGAGGCGCCGTGGACGCTCGCCGACGGCGACCTGACCGCAGGCACCTTCACCTGCTACGACCTGCGGTTCCCCGAGAGCGCTCGCGCCGCGGTGGATGCGGGCGCCGACGTGCTCGTCGTGCCGGCGTGCTGGGCGCCTGGCGTGCGCAAGCTCGACCACTGGACGACGCTCGTGCGCGCCCGCGCGATCGAGAGCACGAGCTGGGTCGTCGCCGCCGACCAGGCCGTGCCGAACGGCATCGGCCACTCGATGGTCGTCGACCCCGACGGCGTCGTGCGCGGCTCGCTCGGCGAGGGCGTCGGCGTGCTCGTGGTCGACGTCGACAGCGAGGCGATCGCGGCGACGCGCGCCCGCGTGCCGAGCCTCGCGGGCCGCCGCCTGGGCGTGCCGATGCCCACCGCCTGA
- a CDS encoding HpcH/HpaI aldolase family protein produces the protein MTTPKFAAWFSTPNVAGLEIVARAGYDTVIFDVEHGSFDLADLNRTIPFVKALGMTMLVKVGAPERSPIQQALDFGADGVIIPHILDVAQAAEVCGLAKLPPLGDRSLAGGRTMDYIGFDAEWAPRHNRETLCLPMIEDPAALDDVEAILALDTVDGVFVGPGDLFARRGGGGYVFDDFSDASLRAIARAARAAGKPWMMPAWSETEQRLAIEEGAHTIGVLQEFTALRLAFSGALASAKALAS, from the coding sequence ATGACCACCCCGAAGTTCGCAGCCTGGTTCTCGACCCCGAACGTCGCCGGACTCGAGATCGTCGCCCGCGCCGGGTACGACACCGTGATCTTCGACGTCGAGCACGGGAGCTTCGACCTCGCCGATCTCAACCGCACCATCCCGTTCGTCAAGGCGCTCGGCATGACGATGCTCGTGAAGGTCGGCGCCCCCGAGCGCTCCCCCATCCAGCAGGCGCTCGACTTCGGCGCCGACGGCGTCATCATCCCCCACATCCTCGACGTCGCCCAGGCTGCCGAGGTCTGCGGGCTCGCGAAGCTGCCGCCGCTCGGCGACCGCTCGCTCGCCGGCGGCCGCACGATGGACTACATCGGCTTCGACGCCGAATGGGCGCCGAGGCACAACCGCGAGACGCTGTGCCTGCCCATGATCGAGGACCCCGCAGCGCTCGACGACGTCGAGGCCATCCTCGCGCTCGACACCGTCGACGGCGTCTTCGTGGGCCCCGGCGACCTCTTCGCGCGCCGCGGCGGTGGCGGCTACGTCTTCGACGACTTCTCGGACGCGTCGCTGCGCGCCATCGCCCGCGCCGCCCGCGCGGCGGGCAAGCCGTGGATGATGCCCGCCTGGAGCGAGACCGAGCAGCGCCTCGCGATCGAGGAGGGCGCGCACACGATCGGCGTGCTGCAGGAGTTCACGGCGCTGCGCCTCGCGTTCTCGGGGGCGCTCGCCTCCGCCAAGGCGCTCGCGTCGTGA